A region of bacterium DNA encodes the following proteins:
- a CDS encoding molybdenum cofactor biosynthesis protein MoaE, producing the protein IVRISDDGAALVFRGRVRGRENGRAIVALDYEQYEGMATRELHALAEQTAERFSLSRLWCTHRVGRVPAGEASIEVAIDAPHRAEAIEALAWFITELKSRVPLWKWGVTADGERFACDAPGDAKAPRPGDAN; encoded by the coding sequence CATCGTGCGCATCAGCGACGACGGCGCGGCGCTTGTCTTTCGCGGGCGCGTGCGCGGCCGGGAGAACGGCCGCGCCATCGTCGCGCTCGATTACGAGCAATACGAGGGCATGGCCACGCGCGAGTTGCACGCGCTGGCGGAACAGACCGCCGAGCGATTTTCGCTTTCGCGCCTCTGGTGCACGCACCGCGTCGGCCGCGTCCCCGCCGGCGAGGCGAGCATCGAGGTGGCGATCGACGCGCCGCACCGCGCCGAGGCGATCGAGGCGCTGGCGTGGTTCATCACCGAGTTGAAGTCGCGCGTGCCGCTGTGGAAATGGGGTGTCACGGCTGACGGCGAGCGATTCGCCTGCGACGCGCCGGGCGACGCCAAGGCACCGCGGCCGGGCG